In bacterium, one genomic interval encodes:
- a CDS encoding ferredoxin: MKAKIDASLCTGCGLCPDIAPEVFELTGETAEVIADPVPAGAEAKAKEAAESCPVEAISVA; the protein is encoded by the coding sequence ATGAAAGCCAAGATCGACGCCAGCCTGTGCACGGGTTGCGGGCTTTGCCCGGACATCGCCCCCGAAGTGTTCGAGCTGACCGGCGAGACCGCCGAAGTTATCGCCGACCCGGTGCCCGCCGGGGCCGAGGCCAAGGCCAAGGAAGCCGCCGAGAGCTGCCCGGTCGAGGCGATCAGCGTGGCCTGA
- a CDS encoding cob(I)yrinic acid a,c-diamide adenosyltransferase yields MDKGIAILITGNGKGKTTSALGQTFRALGHGWKVCFLQFIKGDWPAGERKLAEKFGDQLLLKPLGQGFTWEGELAGHVKAAREAWDYAVAEAMSDRWDLLVLDELTYLVRYKMIAEQDILDLLARRPARLNVLITGRGASEGLVAACDIVSEVAPVKFPQDTPARQGIEF; encoded by the coding sequence ATGGACAAGGGGATCGCGATCCTGATCACCGGCAACGGCAAAGGCAAAACCACCTCGGCCCTGGGACAGACATTCCGCGCCCTGGGCCACGGCTGGAAAGTCTGTTTCCTGCAGTTCATCAAGGGTGACTGGCCGGCCGGCGAGCGCAAACTTGCGGAGAAGTTCGGCGACCAGTTGCTGCTGAAACCCCTGGGACAGGGGTTCACCTGGGAGGGCGAGCTGGCCGGGCACGTGAAAGCCGCCCGTGAAGCCTGGGACTACGCCGTGGCGGAGGCCATGAGCGACCGCTGGGACCTTCTGGTGCTGGATGAGCTGACCTATCTGGTGCGCTACAAGATGATTGCCGAGCAGGACATCCTCGACCTTCTGGCCCGTCGCCCGGCGCGACTGAATGTGCTTATCACCGGGCGCGGGGCGAGCGAGGGCCTTGTCGCCGCCTGCGATATCGTGAGCGAGGTGGCCCCGGTCAAGTTTCCGCAGGACACCCCGGCGCGCCAGGGTATCGAGTTCTGA